Proteins encoded in a region of the Diadema setosum chromosome 7, eeDiaSeto1, whole genome shotgun sequence genome:
- the LOC140230684 gene encoding uncharacterized protein: MTIFERENKRRRPADPNSSNPNVTPDSCTGHHSSTEHPGNRNEDASSRQKRVYHIYQNSSEDPNFEAEMIKDSADTNSRHFHDVIDQDGKYLAQYQNVRGNARTGQYMDMSGTVRKITKNDIPLHMDTFASYEKDTGENGYLIASASPSRVPTIKPQARCDSTGTFVLDDASSIGPSLCGALSLPSRPVDDSTRSGNFQSPVYEDIPSTFDRSVPIREQQQSPEHTTIGRNYEHVPPPLNLNDPSYSTSIYFSKGKEEHGVDENGYLILETYAGESVDDQYVDKDKRALTDSLYKNKTSSEVDLHRVQSSHGKIKSVIYESIPDNTEL, encoded by the exons ATGACTATTTTTGAGCGAGAGAA CAAACGTAGGCGCCCAGCAGATCCGAATAGCTCGAATCCCAACGTCACTCCCGACTCATGCACAGGGCATCATTCTTCAACAGAACATCCGGGCAACAGAAATGAGGATGCCTCCTCTCGTCAGAAGCGAGTGTATCACATCTACCAGAATTCTTCGGAG GATCCCAATTTTGAAGCGGAAATGATCAAAGATTCAGCGGACACGAATTCCCGGCATTTCCATGACGTCATAGACCAAGACGGTAAATACCTTGCCCAGTATCAAAACGTTAGAGGTAATGCAAGGACAGGGCAATACATGGACATGTCAGGAACTGTCAGGAAGATCACTAAAAATGATATTCCATTACATATGGATACTTTCGCATCATATGAAAAAGATACTGGTGAAAACGGGTACCTCATAGCCAGTGCAAGTCCAAGCAGAGTACCTACAATCAAACCTCAAGCTCGTTGTGATTCAACAGGGACATTTGTCTTGGACGATGCTTCATCTATTGGACCTTCACTTTGCGGAGCACTATCCCTTCCTTCCAGGCCTGTAGACGACTCTACGAGATCTGGGAACTTCCAATCACCAGTTTATGAAGATATCCCTTCAACTTTCGACCGATCCGTACCCATCAGAGAACAGCAACAAAGCCCTGAGCACACGACTATCGGTAGAAATTATGAACATGTCCCTCCTCCTTTAAACCTGAACGATCCTTCATACTCTACTTCAATTTACTTCAGCAAAGGAAAAGAAGAGCATGGGGTAGATGAAAATGGGTATCTCATTCTTGAAACGTATGCTGGTGAAAGCGTTGATGATCAGTATGTTGACAAGGACAAAAGAGCTCTCACAGATTCTTTGTACAAAAATAAGACGTCTTCTGAAGTAGATCTTCATAGAGTACAGAGCTCCCATGGAAAAATCAAATCGGTGATCTACGAGAGCATTCCTGATAACACAGAACTCTAG